A genomic segment from Acyrthosiphon pisum isolate AL4f chromosome A3, pea_aphid_22Mar2018_4r6ur, whole genome shotgun sequence encodes:
- the LOC100166705 gene encoding X-ray repair cross-complementing protein 5-like, with protein MDHLSNSPIEWESETFEEEKQRWFVKQHIIFLIDASKPMHNTYNDTTFFATCIALCKKIVLKLIRESRNDKIGILIYGTNDANKKCPKYINVLSEPIKPNIQLIKKLDDVLTGKLIQTGQCPLSPLSDAVWYSNYLIKKCSENQSCSTIMLITCDDQPDIGDSKKQFHLRTRIDDVIKNNIDFKLIPIGATFNMNLFYEGLLKNFNSISKPINGLESIDDIMLDINDKLKHGRSVSKIKFFINNDFYISTALYKFYTKLKMPSKVKLDKRTNKPLTSNTQVFTLHTNELMYKSDQAKYLELANEKIIFKNEEMTILKNGIIKPGIRLLGFISKKNIMIFYHFKTSIFLRPNNEVVESSTHMFNTLLECCLEKNKCIKCSLKIRKGGKVNLVILIPQAEIMNETGTQNHPSGFHVIFLPFSGCVKKVKPMEPTRDYESLTNTQISIGMKICESMPINYYPALIKNPKINAHWAMLESMALESELPDILDETLPANDIFDKSLNTIKNDIHGELLSSSCNLPKPNKRTNFGSQRVSGKERKRKYFE; from the coding sequence ATGGACCATTTATCAAATTCCCCAATTGAATGGGAGAGTGAAACTTTTGAAGAAGAAAAACAAAGATGGTTTGTAAAAcaacatatcatatttttaattgatgctTCAAAACCAATGCACAATACTTATAATGACACAACTTTTTTTGCAACATGTATTGCACTTTGCAAAAAAATAGTTCTGAAACTTATTAGAGAGAGCagaaatgataaaataggtatattgataTACGGTACAAACgatgctaataaaaaatgtcccaagtatattaatgtgttatccGAACCAATAAAACCCAACATTCAATTGATTAAAAAGCTTGATGATGTGCTAACTGGTAAACTTATTCAAACTGGACAATGTCCTTTGTCACCACTATCAGACGCGGTATGGTATAGTAactatcttataaaaaaatgcagTGAAAATCAAAGCTGTAGTACTATTATGCTCATTACATGCGATGACCAACCTGACATAGGTGATTCTAAAAAACAATTCCATCTAAGAACAAGAATTGatgatgttattaaaaataatattgattttaagctTATACCTATTGGTGCAACATTTAACATGAACCTTTTCTATGAAGGTCTCCTTAAGAACTTTAACAGTATCTCCAAACCCATCAATGGGTTAGAAAGTATAGATGATATTATGTTGGACATCAATGACAAATTGAAACATGGTAGAAgtgtatcaaaaataaaattctttattaATAACGACTTTTATATATCTACTGCATTGTacaaattttatacaaaattaaaaatgccgTCAAAAGTGAAGCTGGACAAAAGAACTAATAAACCTTTGACTAGTAATACTCAAGTATTTACATTACACACTAatgaattaatgtataaatcTGATCAGGCTAAATATTTGGAATtagcaaatgaaaaaataatatttaaaaacgaagAAATGACAATTCTAAAAAATGGTATTATAAAACCTGGTATTAGATTACTTGgttttatatcgaaaaaaaatattatgatattctacCATTTTAAAACTTCCATCTTCCTTCGCCCTAATAATGAAGTAGTAGAAAGTAGCACTCATATGTTTAATACTCTTCTTGAATGCTgcttggaaaaaaataaatgtattaagtgCTCTTTAAAAATTAGGAAAGGGGGAAAAGTTAATTTAGTCATCCTGATACCTCAAGCGGAAATTATGAATGAAACGGGTACTCAAAACCATCCATCAGGATTTCATGTAATATTTTTGCCATTTTCTGGGTGTGTGAAAAAAGTAAAACCAATGGAACCAACAAGAGACTATGAGTCGTTAACAAATACACAAATCTCAATAGGTATGAAAATATGTGAAAGCATGCCCATCAATTATTATCCAGCACTGATTAAGAATCCTAAAATAAACGCTCATTGGGCAATGTTGGAATCTATGGCATTGGAATCAGAATTACCAGACATTTTAGATGAAACACTTCCAGCAaatgatatttttgataaaagtttgaatacaataaaaaatgatatacatGGAGAGCTTTTATCAAGTAGTTGTAATCTACCGAAGCCAAATAAAAGA
- the LOC100159901 gene encoding LMBR1 domain-containing protein 2 homolog codes for MTVGIFSAEVIFAFILTTVLLNRYGNWKTQNIVVTTAVLIAWYFSLLIIFVLPIDISLAAYRKCVQDGHNHNDNTTNSSHELSACNKPWSYVPESTLPKMWRVVYWTSQFLTWFIMPVMQYYVKSGEFTLKDKLKNAIKSNTLYYSTLLLIVTILVVYIALKPGVHLDWQKLKAIASSASNTWGLFLLILLLGIALVDIPRELWRSSQIDYTLRKVYFKLSKLNTEKLESEGALEDVLESIKSVSISMSPNDPLYDCFQIILKKVPEDQRDFLKNVRSNSRNHTTPSIGMLTRLHKQLIVAVHMYHRTETQGSLMLEKAIFLEDINSNMTSRERKFKKMFNKPSKLNSYADTSTIEWYWWCRLHPMMLQVLSVITGVLSVVIVWSEMTFFKKQPVLSIFALMVNMAKQNNDYVMIQVLSTLSIAYLAYCTYSTIFKIKLLNIYYLAPNHQTTESSLIFFGLLLSRLTSPMCLNFLGLIHMDSHVIKSRILETDYTQIMGHMDVITIISDGFNVYFPTLILAVCLATYFNVGTRILSILGFPQFLEDDDLVTDYIQEGRLLVVREKERRERKIRGNEMRRKYRERSLPNANEEVEERVPPSRKDNMKSYLLDNADPIDRSYHSYSTNDTHEVERQLPNVSTRPNSTWEPPRNIFSDL; via the exons ATGACTGTGGGAATATTTAGCGCTGAAGTTAtatttgcttttattttaaCTACGGTGCTACTTAACCGTTATGGCAATTGGAAAACtcaaaatattgttgttacAACAGCCGTGCTCATTGCTTGgtatttttctcttttaatcATCTTCGTTCTTCCCATTGATATATCTTTG GCAGCTTATCGTAAATGCGTTCAAGATGGGCATAACCATAACGATAATACTACAAATTCTAGTCATGAATTATCAGCCTGTAATAAACCCTGGAGTTATGTGCCAGAATCTACTCTACCAAAGATGTGGAGAGTTGTTTATTGGACTTCCCAATTTCTAACATG gttTATTATGCCAGTTATGCAATACTATGTGAAGTCTGGAGAATTTACATTGAaggacaaattaaaaaatgctaTTAAAAGCAATACACtctattatagtacattattattaattgttacaaTACTTGTGGTTTACATTGCTCTTAAGCCAGGAGTGCATTTAGattg gCAAAAATTAAAAGCTATCGCATCATCTGCTAGCAATACATGGGGATtgtttctattaatattattgttaggtattgCATTAGTGGACATTCCAAGAGAATTATGGCGGTCTAGTCAAATTGATTATACACTGAGAAAAGTATACTTCAAACTGTCAAAACTCAATACAGAAAAGTTAGAATCAGAAGGAGCTTTAGAAGATGTTCTTGaa TCAATCAAAAGTGTTAGTATCAGTATGAGTCCAAATGATCCGTTGTATgattgttttcaaataattttgaaaaaagttccTGAGGACCAGCgagattttttgaaaaatgtgcgGTCTAATTCAAGGAACCATACAACACCTTCGATTGGCATGCTAACTCGACTTCATAAACAA ttgattgTTGCTGTGCATATGTATCATCGTACTGAGACACAGGGCAGCTTAATGCTCGAAAAAGCTATTTTCTTAGAAGACATTAATTCAAACATGACATCTAGAGAacgaaagtttaaaaaaatgttcaataaaccTTCAAAATTGAATAGTTATGCAGATACATCAACAATTG AGTGGTATTGGTGGTGTCGTTTACACCCTATGATGCTTCAAGTTTTATCGGTGATTACTGGCGTGCTATCAGTTGTTATTGTGTGGTCTGAaatgacatttttcaaaaaacaaccAGTGCTCTCTATTTTTGCTCTCATGGTCAATATGGCAAAACAAAACAATGATTATGTTATGATACag GTGTTATCTACATTGTCCATTGCTTATTTGGCATATTGTAcatattcaacaatatttaagataaaattgcttaatatatactacctagCACCAAACCATCAAACCACTGAaagtagtttaattttttttggatt GTTATTGAGTCGTCTAACATCACCAATGTGTTTAAATTTCCTTGGACTTATTCACATGGATAGTCATGTGATAAAGAGTCGTATTCTTGAAACTGATTATACTCAG ataatggGTCATATGGatgttattacaataatcagTGATGGTTTCAATGTATACTTTCCAACCCTCATACTTGCTGTATGTTTAGCAACTTATTTTAATGTTGGAACAAGAATATTGTCCATATTAGGATTTCCTCAGTTTTTAGAAGATGATGATTTGGTTACCGATTACATTCAAGAAGGGCGTTTGTTAGTGGTTCGAG AAAAAGAAAGACGTGAGCGTAAAATACGAGGTAACGAAATGCGTCGTAAATATAGAGAAAGGTCTCTACCAAATGCAAATGAGGAGGTCGAAGAaa gagTTCCACCATCTCGGAAAGACAACATGAAATCATACCTGTTGGATAATGCTGATCCCATTGATCGATCCTATCATAGCTACAGTACAAATGATACTCATGAAGTAGAAAGACAGTTGCCCAATGTGAGTACAAGGCCTAACAGTACGTGGGAGCCACCAAGGAATATATTTAGTGATTTATAG
- the LOC107884063 gene encoding WD repeat-containing protein 92: MNKLSKSQIIIHREKSVNYQLKDCQWIHNSAKFTAVGGKPNLKGVINIYALDENDIQTIQEYEKSVAIECATFQSSSSNKRHLAVGNYEGDLEIVDLEYSAKSLYSVKAHQGLIYCIDGIGGLGIGCGAPELVTGGKDGSVKIWDPREKLPVAKMETAIGATKRDCWTVAFGNSYNSEERIVCAGYDNGDIKMLDLRAMALRWETNVSNGVCSLEFDRRDIKMNKLIATTIESHFYVFDIKVQHPTKGFGYIKNNVHKHTIWTVRHLPQHREIFTTTGGNGSIYLWKYMYPEDRYKTESDGDKITNPGKLQLIQNQLISTQPINNFRWCPSKLGLALCTSFDQNIRLLILTKLNLY, encoded by the exons atgaataaattaagcAAGTCTCAGATTATTATTCACAGGGAGAAATCTGTTAATTATCAGTTGAAAGACTGTCAATGGATTCACAACTCAGCCAAGTTCACAGCTGTTGGTGGCAAACCAAACTTGAAaggtgttataaatatttatgcattGGATGAAAATGACATTCAAACTATTCAAGAGTATGAGAAATCAGTTGCCATTGAATGTGCTACTTTTCAATCAAGTTCTAGCAATAAAAGGCACTTGGCAGTTGGGAACTATGAAGGAGACTTAGAGATTGTGGACTTGGAGTATTCAGCTAAGTCACTCTATTCTGTAAAAGCTCATCAAGgccttatatattgtattgatggTATTGGTGGACTTGGAATTGGATGCGGAGCTCCTGAATTAGTGacag gTGGAAAGGATGGTTCAGTGAAAATATGGGATCCAAGAGAAAAACTACCAGTTGCAAAAATGGAAACTGCGATCGGTGCTACAAAGCGAGATTGTTGGACAGTGGCATTTGGAAATTCTTACAATTCAGAAGAACGGATTGTTTGTGCTGGTTATGATAATGGTGACATAAAAATGTTAGACTTGAGAGCAATGGCATTACGCTGGGAAACCAATGTCTCAAATGGAGTTTGTAGTTTAGAATTTGACAGAAGGgacattaaaatgaataaacttATAGCCACAACAATTGAatcacatttttatgtattcgaTATAAAAGTTCAACATCCTACAAAAGGTTTtggttacataaaaaataatgtacacaaACATACCATTTGGACTGTCAGACATCTACCACAACATCGAGAAATTTTTACCACTACTGGAGGAAACGGTTCAATATACTTGTGGAAATATATGTATCCTGAAGACAGATATAAAACTGAATCTGATGGTGACAAGATAACAAATCCAGGAAAATTACAATTGATTCAAAATCAGTTAATATCAACACAACCAATCAATAATTTTCGATGGTGTCCCAGCAAATTAGGTCTAGCATTGTGTACATCATTCGATCAAAACATTAGGCTATTAATTCTCACAAAACTTAACTTGTATTAA
- the LOC100573576 gene encoding zinc finger SWIM domain-containing protein 3-like, translating into MKLGDTFSSFEAFESCFTVYKDTNFVDYFTKDCKTLSSINAKFPNGRMRTASKELKYYYIKFCCIHGGTYKKKKISLDQRVTSTMRQGCEASIYLKASENGKLLEITKFNENHNHEISRTLYSHLPNQKKTIPETKAIVLQLKDLKANKKMVQNKIMKQSGKVITLKDLSNIRTTAGNHYSKNDLDEVVTKLKEKFNCIVEISTDETNNLNGIFIQDKVMAESFSSFPEIVFADATYKLLDLRLSVYVLMNEDGNGQSEIVAIGLLVNEEEITLSWFFETFKKNNPTSIKTRAYVTDKNMKERNVIKSVFPNAALTICLFHTLRTFNREITCEKQNLTPKQRDDIKQIFQNLTYCKTQLEYDSVYHHLQAMAPESIMEYYKKNWHAIRNEWVMGMTFNTVNFMNKTNYRFESFNGKLKSVISTFSTLDDFVEKLFIVLDCVRLERDKNAIKLVQKQPTQKNTIPELQQFYSSLTPYAFNSLKTQFECAAETDVLEKTTENNCSCLFYNSMRLPCRHIFNLRKKQSLSLHDNSLFDERWTRNFYYKNQRVFKNVEVINTDNDNTTMTTLYKKKKILTTHEKFCEASIIGAKIADLVSKSSNIHYHRKIEQLEFVFNTWLKGQELSLHILGADDHEVMDVVEEECCENNDIVDAIEDKCDLSLNNCIGLMEGTDDEVMEVVERVL; encoded by the exons atgaaGCTGGGAGATACATTTAGCTCATTCGAAGCATTTGAAAGTTGTTTCACGGTCTACAAAGATACCAACTTTGTAGACTATTTTACAAAAGATTGTAAAACACTTTCTTCGATTAATGCCAAATTCCCCAATGGCAGAATGAGAACAGCAtcaaaagaattaaaatattattatattaaattttgctGTATACATGGTggaacatacaaaaaaaaaaaaattagtcttGATCAACGTGTGACATC taCAATGCGTCAAGGCTGTGAAgctagtatttatttaaaagcatCTGAAAATGggaaattattagaaattacaaaatttaatgaaaatcataATCATGAAATTTCAAGAACTTTATATAGTCATCttccaaatcaaaaaaaaactataccagAAACCAAGGCAATCGTATTACAACTTAAGGACCTTAAGGCAAACAAAAAAATGGTTCAgaacaaaattatgaaacaaaGTGGTAAAGTAATTACTCTAAAGGATTTGTCCAATATTCGTACGACAGCCG GAAATCATTATTCAAAGAATGACTTAGATGAAGTTGTTACtaaattaaaggaaaaatttAACTGTATAGTAGAAATATCAACAgatgaaacaaataatttgaatggtatttttatACAAGACAAAGTTATGGCAGAGTCTTTCAGTTCATTTCCagaa atagTATTTGCAGATGCCACATATAAACTGCTAGATTTAAGGCTTTCAGTTTATGTTCTGATGAATGAGGATGGTAATGGGCAAAGTGAAATAGTGGCAATTGGTTTATTAGTAAACGAAGAAGAAATCACCTTGAGCTGGTtctttgaaacatttaaaaaaaacaatccaaCTTCTATTAAGACTCGTGCTTATGTTACCGATAAAAACATGAAGGAAAGAAATGTTATTAAGTCAGTATTTCCCAATGCTGCTCtaacaatatgtttatttcatacattaCGCACGTTTAATCGAGAAATTACAtgtgaaaaacaaaacttaacACCGAAACAAAGAGatgatattaaacaaatttttcaaaatttaacataCTGTAAGACACAATTAGAGTATGATTCTGTATATCACCATCTTCAAGCTATGGCACCTGAATCtataatggaatattataaaaagaattGGCATGCTATACGCAATGAATGGGTTATGGGTATGACATTTAATACTgtgaattttatgaataaaaccaATTACAGGTTTGAGAGTTTTAATGGTAAATTGAAATCTGTAATATCTACCTTTTCCACACTAGACGACTTTGTAGAAAAACTTTTCATTGTTTTGGACTGTGTGCGATTAGAAAGGGACAAAAATGCTATAAAATTGGTCCAAAAACAGCCAactcaaaaaaatacaattccaGAGCTACAACAGTTTTATAGTTCATTAACACCATATGCATTCAATtctttaaaaacacaatttgaaTGTGCAGCAGAAACTGATGTTCTTGAGAAAACAACAGAAAATAATTGTAGTTGTCTTTTTTACAACTCTATGAGATTACCGTGTCGTCATATATTCAATTTAAGGAAAAAACAGTCTCTATCTTTACATGATAATAGTTTATTTGATGAAAGGTGGACTAGGAACTTTTATTACAAAAACCAAAGGGTTTTCAAGAATGTTGAGGTCATAAACACTGACAATGACAATACTACAATGACAactttgtacaaaaaaaagaaaattctcACTACTCATGAGAAGTTTTGTGAGGCATCGATAATAGGAGCAAAGATTGCTGACCTAGTTtcaaaatcatcaaatattcaCTACCACCGAAAAATCGAACAGTtggaatttgtttttaacacttGGTTAAAAGGGCAAGAATTATCATTacatatattag GTGCAGATGATCATGAAGTTATGGATGTGGTTGAAGAAGAGTGCtgtgaaaataatgatattgtggATGCCATTGAGGATAAATGTGATTTATCTTTGAATAATTGTATTGGGCTAATGGAAg gtacagatgATGAAGTTATGGAAGTGGTTGAGAGAGTTCTGTGA